From a single Cyclobacterium marinum DSM 745 genomic region:
- a CDS encoding ComEA family DNA-binding protein, which yields MKGKAITGLALLVGTMGLYAQQIPKTELDIEAFIEERFAFQEEDIPYEDLYESLLQHYFQPLDLQKATSTDLQSLYLLSPKQIESFINYRNQLGNFVSLYEFQAIPDWTLTTIENLLPFVVINSSNPNQSLPGFKRMAKAENAYLLLRHNRVWQERKGFSLPDTLANGTLSSRYMGDPNNLYLRFRLQQPSDFSMGLTLDKDAGESFTWDPQTKRYGFNFLSFHYTLYNKGCLKMLSLGDYQLQYGQGLVFGSGFSVGKGAETITTVKRSSIGVRPYTSVLEAGYFRGLAATYSMGRLDMTFMLSNKSRDANIQTTIDSLDNSSSYLSSLVLSGLHRTKNEIQKKAQANEQNLGVNLGYQNFDKTLKVGVNSLYTGYSQPIYPTERVYNQFEFKGKSNTVHSIYFTYNFRNHYFFGETALSKSGGMGHVAGFMSSLNSKLDFSLIWRKYDRHFHTFYGNAFSEGSRPINEEGLYMGVYFKPNRKFSWSAYYDYFSFPWMRFRVYAPSIGHEWLSRFKFQPNKQLTLFIQFREEIKSRNLLSEDQPSSQYLLAQGKRQNMVWSINYHPNRSWQLKSRVQQSFYKFAGEKSKGFLIAQSISGEAGAWKFSGSLALFDTDDYENRQYLYEKNVLWAFSIPNFYDQGIRTYLLVQYKVNPRLTIWGRWAKTNYTNREQIGSGLQEIAGNKMVETTFQLRYQFNR from the coding sequence ATGAAAGGCAAGGCAATCACCGGCCTAGCCTTATTGGTAGGCACTATGGGGCTTTACGCCCAACAAATACCAAAAACCGAACTTGATATAGAAGCATTTATAGAGGAAAGGTTTGCCTTTCAGGAAGAAGACATCCCATATGAAGACCTCTACGAAAGCCTTCTTCAACATTACTTTCAGCCTTTGGACCTTCAAAAGGCTACAAGCACAGACTTGCAATCCCTCTATCTGTTAAGTCCGAAACAAATAGAATCTTTCATCAATTACAGGAATCAATTGGGCAACTTTGTATCCCTATATGAATTTCAGGCAATTCCTGATTGGACTTTAACAACCATCGAAAACCTCTTACCTTTTGTGGTCATCAATTCCTCCAATCCTAACCAAAGCCTCCCGGGTTTTAAGCGCATGGCAAAAGCGGAAAATGCCTATTTACTTTTACGTCATAATAGAGTATGGCAAGAAAGAAAAGGATTTTCTCTCCCGGATACATTGGCCAATGGAACGTTGAGTAGCAGGTATATGGGAGATCCAAATAACCTTTACCTAAGGTTTCGCCTGCAACAACCTTCAGATTTTAGTATGGGACTGACTTTAGATAAAGATGCCGGTGAATCATTTACTTGGGATCCTCAAACCAAACGATATGGGTTTAATTTTCTTTCTTTCCATTACACTTTGTACAACAAGGGATGCTTAAAAATGTTATCTCTAGGGGATTACCAATTACAATACGGACAGGGATTAGTTTTTGGTTCAGGATTTTCCGTCGGAAAAGGAGCTGAAACAATTACCACAGTAAAAAGAAGTTCTATAGGCGTAAGGCCTTACACCTCTGTTCTGGAGGCAGGCTATTTTAGGGGTCTAGCAGCAACTTATTCTATGGGTAGATTAGATATGACATTTATGCTTTCCAACAAATCAAGGGATGCAAATATACAGACCACGATAGATAGTTTAGACAATTCCTCCTCCTATTTATCTTCCTTGGTATTATCAGGTCTGCATCGTACAAAAAATGAAATCCAAAAAAAAGCTCAAGCAAACGAACAAAATTTAGGTGTAAATTTGGGCTACCAGAATTTCGATAAAACGCTTAAAGTTGGTGTAAACTCCTTGTATACCGGATACAGTCAGCCCATTTATCCAACAGAAAGGGTTTACAATCAATTCGAATTTAAAGGTAAAAGCAACACAGTTCATAGTATATATTTCACTTACAATTTTAGAAATCATTATTTCTTTGGTGAAACAGCTCTTTCTAAAAGTGGGGGGATGGGCCATGTCGCAGGCTTTATGAGTAGCCTCAATAGCAAATTAGATTTTTCATTGATATGGCGAAAATACGATCGACACTTTCATACCTTTTATGGAAATGCTTTTTCAGAGGGCTCACGCCCCATCAATGAAGAAGGCTTGTATATGGGGGTTTATTTTAAACCCAATAGAAAATTCAGTTGGTCTGCCTATTATGACTATTTCAGTTTTCCTTGGATGCGTTTTAGGGTGTATGCACCTTCTATTGGCCATGAATGGCTAAGTAGGTTTAAATTTCAACCCAACAAGCAACTTACACTGTTTATTCAATTCCGAGAAGAAATAAAAAGCAGGAATTTATTATCTGAAGACCAGCCAAGCAGCCAGTATTTACTCGCTCAAGGAAAAAGACAAAATATGGTATGGAGTATTAATTATCATCCCAACCGAAGCTGGCAGTTAAAATCAAGGGTTCAACAAAGTTTTTATAAATTTGCCGGGGAAAAATCAAAAGGATTTTTAATTGCACAGAGTATATCCGGAGAGGCAGGGGCTTGGAAATTTTCGGGAAGTCTTGCTTTATTTGACACTGACGATTACGAAAACAGACAATACCTTTATGAAAAAAATGTTTTGTGGGCTTTTTCTATACCCAATTTTTACGATCAAGGAATAAGAACCTATTTATTGGTGCAGTATAAAGTAAACCCTAGGTTGACAATTTGGGGGAGGTGGGCTAAAACCAACTATACCAACCGAGAGCAAATTGGGTCCGGATTGCAAGAAATCGCAGGAAATAAAATGGTTGAGACCACTTTCCAATTGAGATATCAATTTAACCGATAA
- a CDS encoding prolipoprotein diacylglyceryl transferase: protein MINSILYYVVWSPNPSIFSGFDRLRWYSLLFAMGFIISQQFMIHFFKKEGHDENLVDKLTIYMVLATIIGARLGHVLFYEPQRYLSNPIDILKVWEGGLASHGAAIAILFALWLYAKRTPGQSYLWVVDRIVIVVALTGALIRFGNLMNSEIGGKATGTDSGFVFARETEEILATMNLPIISINAYKPEDRQGELSGDGRVPVNFDIEIEKGGFDESNLKSVLERDVKYALTRFASSKKYMAEAPEAPLNLVIKDQGDHYLAVVKTFGLAKHPTQIYESITYFLIFLLLFLGWRKYKEKIPEGLYLGLFLISVFGMRFVWEFFKENQVDFEDNLTFNMGQALSIPLVIIGLGLIVYSLKNKKGTSTP from the coding sequence ATGATTAATAGTATTTTGTATTACGTCGTTTGGAGTCCCAATCCTTCGATTTTTTCAGGATTTGACAGGTTGCGTTGGTACAGCTTGTTGTTTGCTATGGGGTTTATAATCTCTCAACAATTCATGATTCATTTCTTTAAAAAGGAAGGACATGATGAAAACCTGGTTGACAAATTGACGATTTATATGGTACTGGCTACCATTATTGGAGCAAGATTGGGTCACGTTCTATTTTATGAACCCCAGCGCTACCTAAGCAACCCTATAGATATTTTAAAAGTTTGGGAAGGAGGTCTTGCCAGCCACGGCGCTGCTATCGCCATCCTTTTCGCCTTATGGCTTTATGCTAAGAGAACACCCGGCCAATCTTATTTGTGGGTTGTAGACAGAATTGTTATTGTAGTGGCCCTAACCGGAGCTTTGATTCGTTTCGGAAATTTAATGAATTCAGAAATTGGTGGAAAAGCAACAGGTACAGACAGTGGCTTTGTATTTGCCAGAGAAACTGAAGAAATTCTAGCTACCATGAATCTTCCCATAATTTCGATCAATGCTTATAAACCGGAAGATCGCCAAGGAGAGCTTTCAGGAGATGGTCGTGTACCGGTAAATTTTGACATTGAAATTGAAAAGGGTGGTTTTGATGAATCGAATCTAAAATCTGTACTGGAGCGTGATGTTAAATATGCATTGACAAGGTTTGCAAGTTCCAAAAAATACATGGCCGAAGCCCCTGAGGCTCCATTAAATCTGGTAATTAAAGATCAAGGGGATCATTACTTGGCTGTAGTTAAAACCTTTGGCCTTGCCAAACACCCTACTCAAATTTATGAATCTATAACCTATTTTCTCATTTTCCTATTGTTGTTCCTAGGCTGGAGAAAATACAAAGAAAAAATACCTGAAGGTTTATACCTGGGATTATTCTTAATCTCAGTTTTCGGAATGCGCTTTGTTTGGGAATTTTTCAAGGAAAATCAAGTTGATTTTGAAGATAATCTCACATTCAATATGGGGCAAGCTTTAAGTATTCCACTGGTAATTATAGGTTTAGGCTTGATCGTTTATTCCTTGAAAAATAAAAAAGGGACAAGCACCCCTTAA
- a CDS encoding BamA/TamA family outer membrane protein, with amino-acid sequence MNLKQLFYRLLLLICILGTGGKILFAQNSDSLYISPNNTSTPKQVTINNIFIVGNEKTRKNIILREMNLAENMTYNWDEFVALVTADQKKIYNLRLFTTATVTPLFVGEEQVEILVSVKERWYILPSIIFNLADRNFSEWWSNQNRDFSRVNYGIKLDHNNIGGRNEKLRVIGQVGFTQAILLNYTIPYFDKNQLHGLAAKFSYNTNKNIPIKSVGNKQYFYRNPDEDILKKTLAASLTYSFRGSFYNFHYFTAGYHNTWIHKDVIQEKPNYFTHDDQKLKYFLASYRYRHDNRDNVSYATHGTMLDASLTKYGMFGNDDIDELEFSIMASKYNKLGDKFHFATGISGSAFFSDNQPYTLVRGIGYKPDFIRGYELNVIEGQQLIAHKNSLRYEILDIAYDISDIMPIDEFSVFPIKLYLSGNFDHGYVRDANRLALNAALTNKYLLGYGLGLDLIGMYDAVFRFEYSVNNMGTGSFFVNVKAPI; translated from the coding sequence TTGAACCTAAAACAGCTATTTTACCGGCTTTTATTACTGATATGCATCCTAGGAACAGGTGGTAAAATTTTGTTTGCCCAAAATAGTGACAGTTTATACATTAGCCCCAATAATACCAGTACTCCCAAGCAAGTTACAATTAATAATATTTTTATTGTTGGCAATGAAAAAACACGCAAGAACATCATCCTTCGGGAGATGAACCTTGCCGAAAACATGACCTATAACTGGGATGAATTTGTAGCTTTGGTCACAGCCGACCAAAAAAAAATCTACAACCTACGGCTTTTCACTACTGCCACTGTCACCCCACTTTTTGTAGGCGAAGAACAAGTTGAAATTTTAGTCTCCGTCAAAGAAAGGTGGTACATCCTTCCCAGCATAATTTTTAATTTGGCAGATCGAAATTTCTCTGAATGGTGGTCCAATCAAAATAGGGATTTTTCCAGGGTAAACTATGGGATTAAATTGGATCACAATAATATCGGAGGAAGAAATGAAAAACTTCGAGTAATTGGTCAGGTGGGCTTTACACAAGCCATTCTCCTGAATTATACCATCCCCTATTTTGATAAAAATCAACTACATGGCTTGGCAGCAAAATTTAGCTACAATACAAACAAAAACATCCCTATAAAATCAGTTGGAAACAAACAGTATTTTTACAGAAATCCTGATGAGGATATTTTAAAAAAGACACTCGCTGCCTCCCTAACTTATAGTTTCAGAGGTAGTTTCTATAATTTCCATTACTTTACGGCAGGCTACCACAACACTTGGATTCATAAAGATGTTATCCAAGAAAAACCCAACTACTTTACCCACGATGACCAAAAATTAAAATACTTTCTCGCCTCTTATCGGTACCGTCATGACAACCGTGACAATGTCTCTTATGCAACCCATGGAACCATGTTGGATGCCAGCCTTACCAAATATGGAATGTTTGGAAACGATGACATCGATGAGTTGGAATTTAGTATAATGGCCAGCAAGTACAACAAACTAGGAGATAAATTTCACTTTGCCACAGGAATTTCAGGTTCTGCTTTTTTTAGCGATAATCAGCCTTATACACTGGTTCGCGGTATTGGTTATAAACCTGATTTTATCAGGGGCTATGAACTCAATGTTATCGAAGGCCAACAATTAATCGCCCACAAGAACAGCTTGCGTTATGAGATACTAGACATAGCCTATGATATTTCTGACATTATGCCGATTGATGAATTTTCGGTGTTCCCAATAAAACTTTACCTCAGTGGCAATTTTGATCATGGTTATGTTAGAGATGCCAATCGCCTTGCTTTAAACGCCGCACTAACTAATAAATATTTGTTAGGATATGGTTTGGGGCTTGACCTAATCGGTATGTATGACGCCGTTTTTAGATTTGAATATTCCGTAAATAACATGGGGACAGGCAGTTTCTTTGTCAATGTGAAGGCTCCTATATAA
- the yidD gene encoding membrane protein insertion efficiency factor YidD, whose product MKKIVKNIAVFPILIYQYAISPLIPRSCRYYPTCSQYTKEAILKHGVLKGGWLGIKRIGRCHPWGGQGHDPVP is encoded by the coding sequence GTGAAGAAAATAGTGAAAAATATTGCTGTATTTCCAATATTGATTTATCAATATGCTATTTCTCCCTTGATACCGAGGTCCTGCCGTTATTACCCAACCTGTAGTCAATATACCAAAGAGGCCATTTTGAAACATGGTGTTTTGAAAGGTGGATGGTTGGGAATCAAGCGAATAGGTAGGTGTCATCCATGGGGAGGACAGGGCCATGACCCTGTCCCTTGA
- the rnc gene encoding ribonuclease III — protein sequence MKLLRLLRIQELTYNKKDKRLAYAIKNIVGSKPLNLSLYRLAFRHVSASKEIKAGVKISNERLEYLGDAVLGTIVAEFLFQKFPYRDEGFLTETRSRIVNRESLNQVGQKIGLPKIVESEMGNKVPYSFKSLYGDTLEALIGAIYLDRGYYFCRKFINSRLINPFFDLDNIIATTTNFKSKIIEWSQKDNKEIDFKLKSVEGSQRFKEFKVELNINGTPFSEGKGATKKKAEQEAARIACEKLQIIP from the coding sequence TTGAAATTACTTCGGTTGCTCAGAATTCAAGAGCTAACTTATAATAAGAAAGATAAAAGGCTTGCTTACGCTATTAAAAACATAGTGGGTAGCAAGCCTTTAAATTTATCTCTCTATAGACTTGCGTTCAGACATGTTTCTGCATCGAAAGAAATTAAAGCCGGTGTAAAAATTAGTAATGAGCGCCTTGAATACCTGGGAGATGCAGTATTGGGCACCATTGTGGCCGAATTCCTCTTCCAAAAATTCCCCTATCGTGACGAAGGTTTTCTTACCGAAACAAGATCTAGAATTGTCAACAGAGAATCCCTGAACCAAGTGGGTCAAAAAATCGGATTGCCTAAAATTGTGGAATCCGAAATGGGCAACAAAGTACCCTATAGTTTCAAATCTCTTTATGGAGATACGCTGGAAGCCCTGATCGGTGCCATTTATTTAGACCGAGGATACTATTTTTGCAGAAAGTTCATCAACAGTAGGTTAATCAATCCTTTTTTTGACTTGGACAATATCATTGCCACTACAACCAATTTTAAAAGCAAAATTATAGAGTGGTCTCAAAAAGACAATAAAGAAATAGACTTTAAACTAAAATCTGTAGAAGGCAGCCAACGTTTCAAGGAGTTTAAAGTAGAATTGAACATCAATGGTACACCTTTCTCAGAAGGGAAAGGGGCTACCAAGAAAAAAGCTGAACAGGAAGCTGCAAGAATAGCCTGCGAAAAACTACAGATAATCCCCTAA
- the fabF gene encoding beta-ketoacyl-ACP synthase II, whose translation MNLRRVVVTGLGALTPIGNTVPEFWDGLSNGVSGAAPITRFDASKFKTQFACEVKDLDILQFMDRKESRKIDPYSQYAMVAVAEAMQDSGLDLDKIDLTRAGVIWGSGIGGLKTFQDEVTSFSGGDGTPRFNPFFIPKMIADIAAGFISIKYGFQGPNFATVSACASATNALIDAFNYIRLGKANIFISGGSEAAVTEAGVGGFNALKALSQRNEDPATASRPFDKDRDGFVLGEGAGALILEEYEHAKARGAKIYAELIGGGMTGDAHHITAPHPEGRGAANVMKFALEDAGLKPEAIDYINVHGTSTPLGDLSEVKAIKNIFGDHAYNLNISSTKSMTGHLLGAAGAVEAIASILAMRNSLIPPTINHFTDDEEVDEKLNLTFNKAQKKEVNVALSNTFGFGGHNCSIIFKKIAE comes from the coding sequence ATGAATTTAAGAAGAGTTGTAGTAACAGGTTTAGGTGCCCTTACACCAATCGGCAATACTGTCCCGGAATTCTGGGACGGCTTGTCGAATGGTGTAAGCGGTGCTGCGCCTATTACCCGTTTTGATGCCTCAAAATTCAAAACCCAATTTGCCTGCGAAGTAAAAGATTTGGACATACTTCAATTTATGGACCGAAAAGAGTCCAGAAAAATTGATCCGTATTCCCAATATGCAATGGTAGCTGTCGCTGAAGCCATGCAAGACTCCGGGCTAGACCTAGATAAGATAGACCTTACCAGAGCCGGAGTAATCTGGGGATCTGGGATAGGTGGATTGAAAACCTTTCAGGATGAAGTAACAAGCTTTTCCGGAGGAGATGGTACACCAAGATTTAACCCTTTTTTCATCCCTAAAATGATAGCTGATATCGCTGCAGGGTTTATTTCCATTAAATATGGATTCCAAGGGCCTAATTTTGCAACCGTCTCAGCCTGTGCCTCTGCTACCAACGCCTTGATAGATGCATTCAATTACATCCGACTAGGAAAAGCCAACATATTTATATCCGGAGGATCAGAAGCAGCAGTTACTGAAGCAGGTGTAGGAGGGTTTAATGCTTTGAAGGCTTTGTCTCAAAGAAATGAGGACCCAGCAACTGCCTCCCGACCTTTTGACAAAGACAGGGATGGTTTTGTATTGGGAGAAGGTGCCGGTGCATTAATTTTGGAAGAATACGAACATGCGAAAGCACGGGGTGCCAAAATTTATGCAGAATTAATCGGTGGCGGAATGACTGGCGATGCCCATCATATCACTGCACCACATCCAGAAGGACGAGGAGCAGCAAACGTGATGAAATTCGCTCTTGAAGATGCCGGTTTAAAACCTGAGGCCATAGATTATATTAATGTGCATGGTACTTCCACTCCTCTTGGAGATCTTAGTGAAGTAAAAGCCATTAAAAATATCTTTGGTGATCACGCGTACAATTTGAATATCAGTAGTACAAAATCCATGACAGGTCACCTTCTGGGAGCTGCAGGTGCTGTAGAAGCCATAGCATCCATTTTGGCTATGAGAAACAGTCTTATTCCACCTACCATCAATCATTTTACTGATGATGAGGAAGTGGATGAAAAACTGAACCTCACTTTTAATAAAGCCCAGAAAAAAGAGGTCAATGTAGCACTGAGTAACACTTTTGGTTTTGGTGGACATAACTGTTCTATCATTTTCAAAAAAATAGCAGAATAA
- a CDS encoding IPExxxVDY family protein, which yields MKKSKLLYETTFDFDLLGLVAPLKDYKLAWLINTTLGIRLKKTEDYHLEFLNQPDLIISQFMLKKEHGFIQLLKNKSYPVGGGSRYLIPELQSMDYFLLCQDFTDEVDLNTYIDALSNARGIHSIVKIDTIKLKSKENLLTY from the coding sequence ATGAAGAAAAGCAAGCTTCTTTATGAAACCACCTTCGATTTTGATCTTTTAGGCCTTGTAGCCCCTTTAAAGGACTATAAGTTAGCCTGGCTGATCAATACAACTTTGGGGATTCGTTTAAAAAAGACTGAAGATTATCACTTGGAATTCTTGAATCAACCGGATTTAATTATTTCTCAATTTATGTTAAAAAAAGAACACGGATTTATTCAACTACTCAAAAATAAGTCATATCCGGTAGGCGGAGGCTCAAGATACCTGATTCCGGAACTCCAGAGTATGGATTACTTTTTACTCTGCCAAGACTTTACAGATGAAGTGGATTTAAATACGTATATTGACGCCCTTTCTAATGCAAGAGGAATACACAGTATTGTGAAAATTGATACGATTAAGCTAAAATCAAAAGAAAACCTGTTAACATATTAA
- a CDS encoding PorV/PorQ family protein, translating to MEKWVLVGSILLFTGTSWGQNGMDHFPKGAQSLGLGNASVTLHEPWAIFNNIGALGKGTTDILAVVGYDHRLGLNELTTLAAGITIPTENLGILGVGVSSYGGELFNQQQIGIGLAKQMGLASLGLKINYFQTNIEGFGRSARPVLELGGTAELFPGVFFGAHLYNITRAAISKASLNYLPTIVKTGISYRPSDNLMVNIETEKELSSPAQFKAGIAYSFEEKFWVRTGITSQPNNLYFGIGFRPRRFQVDYALSRNYLLGFTHHFSLNYNLSAQ from the coding sequence ATGGAGAAATGGGTGCTAGTTGGTTCAATTTTGCTTTTTACCGGGACTTCTTGGGGCCAAAATGGCATGGACCATTTCCCAAAAGGAGCGCAAAGCCTTGGCCTAGGAAATGCCAGTGTAACCCTCCACGAACCTTGGGCAATTTTTAACAATATAGGCGCTTTAGGCAAAGGAACGACAGATATTTTAGCCGTAGTAGGATATGACCACCGACTAGGCCTAAATGAACTAACCACTTTGGCAGCCGGAATAACAATCCCTACAGAAAATTTAGGCATTTTAGGGGTAGGGGTTTCCTCTTACGGTGGAGAATTGTTTAACCAACAACAGATCGGCATTGGACTGGCAAAACAGATGGGACTGGCCAGCTTAGGCCTAAAAATTAATTATTTCCAAACCAATATTGAAGGTTTTGGCAGAAGTGCCAGGCCGGTTTTGGAACTTGGAGGCACCGCAGAACTTTTCCCCGGCGTATTTTTTGGGGCCCATCTTTACAATATCACTCGAGCAGCCATTAGCAAGGCCAGTTTAAATTACCTGCCAACAATTGTAAAAACCGGTATTTCATATCGACCATCTGATAACCTGATGGTCAACATTGAAACTGAAAAAGAACTTTCTTCCCCTGCCCAATTCAAAGCCGGTATAGCCTATAGTTTTGAAGAGAAATTCTGGGTACGAACAGGAATAACAAGTCAGCCCAATAATTTGTATTTTGGCATTGGATTTCGACCTAGAAGGTTTCAGGTAGATTATGCTTTATCACGAAATTATTTACTGGGTTTCACCCACCATTTTTCTTTAAACTATAACCTTTCTGCTCAATGA
- the nadE gene encoding NAD(+) synthase, whose amino-acid sequence MSPILLAGATLNQTPLDWEGNLDNIIQAIAMAKEKNVDLLCLPELSITGYGSEDLFLSYWYPKKALDSLQKILPYTQDITVLVGLPCRIHSQLYNCMAVLEDREILGFVAKQFLAIDGVHYEGRWFTPWKAGEVTTIECFDGKYPFGDIIFDKHGHKYGFEICEDAWRGSKRPGHRLKKRGVDIIFNPSASHFAMGKSEQRELLVKESSKELGVAYFYVNLLGNESGRMIFDGEVLYAEEGEVLLKNKLLSFQSVQLQTIHFPAKGAKPLQLTHNSQTKNEEFMAASTLALFDYLRKSRSRGFVLSLSGGADSSTIAILVADMVKRGVEMLGAPLFLKKIHRENDISPSSNTKEIIKEIFTTAYQGTRNSSTATLNSAQNLAKSLGATFHHWTIDEEVSSYTHKIENALGRKLSWEKDDIALQNIQARARSPIIWMLANIKNFLLLSTSNRSEGDLGYATMDGDTSGSISPIAAVSKDFILQWLRWAEKEKAYEGLSYVNSLQPTAELRPQERSQTDEDDLMPYPIISAIEKLAIRDRRSPMDVYLILKEEISLEPSVLKGYIAKFFRLWSINQWKRERLAVSFHLDEFNVDPKTWYRFPVLSGGYREELALMEKLEE is encoded by the coding sequence ATGTCTCCAATACTTCTCGCTGGTGCCACGCTCAATCAAACTCCATTGGACTGGGAAGGTAACCTAGACAATATTATTCAGGCCATTGCTATGGCCAAAGAAAAAAATGTTGACCTCCTGTGCTTGCCGGAATTAAGTATTACAGGGTACGGAAGTGAAGACCTATTTTTGAGCTATTGGTACCCTAAGAAAGCACTGGACAGTCTACAAAAAATCCTTCCTTATACCCAAGACATTACCGTTTTGGTGGGCCTGCCCTGCAGAATCCACAGTCAATTGTACAATTGCATGGCAGTATTAGAAGACAGGGAAATTCTTGGCTTTGTAGCCAAACAATTTTTAGCCATAGATGGAGTCCATTATGAAGGCAGGTGGTTTACCCCCTGGAAAGCAGGAGAGGTAACCACCATTGAATGCTTTGATGGCAAATACCCATTCGGAGACATTATTTTCGATAAACATGGTCATAAATACGGTTTCGAAATCTGTGAAGATGCTTGGAGGGGGAGCAAAAGACCCGGACATCGCCTTAAAAAAAGAGGGGTAGACATTATATTTAATCCCAGTGCAAGTCATTTTGCCATGGGCAAAAGTGAACAAAGAGAATTACTGGTAAAAGAGAGTTCCAAGGAATTAGGTGTGGCCTATTTTTATGTCAATTTATTGGGCAATGAAAGTGGCCGAATGATTTTTGATGGGGAAGTACTTTACGCTGAGGAGGGAGAAGTTTTGCTAAAAAACAAATTGCTTTCCTTCCAATCTGTTCAACTTCAAACTATTCATTTCCCGGCCAAAGGTGCCAAACCTTTACAGTTGACACACAATTCCCAAACTAAAAACGAGGAATTTATGGCAGCCTCCACATTGGCGCTTTTTGACTACCTCAGAAAGAGTCGAAGCAGGGGGTTTGTCCTTTCCCTAAGTGGTGGCGCAGACTCCTCCACCATAGCCATATTGGTTGCAGATATGGTAAAAAGAGGTGTGGAGATGTTAGGAGCCCCATTGTTTCTGAAAAAAATCCATAGAGAGAATGACATCAGCCCAAGCAGCAATACCAAAGAAATCATAAAGGAAATTTTCACCACAGCTTATCAAGGAACAAGAAACTCTTCAACTGCCACGTTAAACAGTGCACAAAATCTTGCCAAAAGCTTGGGTGCCACTTTCCACCATTGGACAATAGATGAAGAAGTTTCTTCCTATACCCATAAAATAGAAAATGCACTAGGCAGAAAGCTCAGCTGGGAAAAAGACGACATTGCCCTTCAAAATATTCAGGCAAGAGCAAGGTCCCCCATTATTTGGATGCTGGCCAATATTAAAAATTTCTTGCTACTTAGCACTTCTAATCGAAGTGAGGGAGATCTTGGCTATGCAACAATGGACGGGGATACTAGTGGCAGCATTTCACCTATTGCAGCGGTCAGCAAAGATTTTATTTTGCAATGGTTAAGGTGGGCAGAAAAGGAAAAAGCTTATGAGGGTTTAAGTTATGTCAACTCTTTGCAACCTACTGCTGAATTAAGGCCACAGGAACGTAGCCAGACAGATGAAGATGATCTTATGCCTTACCCCATTATTTCTGCCATAGAAAAACTGGCTATCAGAGACAGGAGATCACCTATGGATGTATACCTTATTTTGAAAGAAGAAATTTCTCTTGAACCATCTGTATTAAAAGGTTACATTGCCAAATTCTTTAGGTTATGGTCAATTAATCAATGGAAGAGGGAGAGATTGGCTGTTTCTTTTCATTTGGATGAGTTCAATGTTGACCCAAAAACATGGTACAGGTTTCCGGTTTTATCCGGTGGGTACCGGGAAGAATTGGCTTTAATGGAAAAACTTGAAGAATAA
- the mscL gene encoding large-conductance mechanosensitive channel protein MscL produces MGLIKEFKDFAVKGNVVDLAVAVIIGAAFGKVVSSLVNDIIMPPIGLLVGGVDFTDLVVVLKEAYIDPAGEEINAVTINYGTFIQFAVDFTIVAFAVFMIVKVINNLKKKEEAAPTPPPPTVNKTEVLLEQIRDLLKEK; encoded by the coding sequence ATGGGATTGATTAAAGAATTCAAGGATTTTGCCGTAAAAGGTAATGTCGTAGATTTAGCAGTTGCAGTTATTATTGGCGCTGCATTTGGGAAGGTTGTTTCTTCCTTAGTAAATGATATTATCATGCCACCTATTGGACTTCTTGTCGGGGGAGTAGATTTCACAGATTTAGTAGTTGTTCTCAAGGAAGCCTATATTGATCCGGCCGGAGAAGAAATAAATGCAGTAACCATTAATTATGGCACGTTTATTCAATTTGCCGTGGATTTTACAATAGTGGCTTTTGCCGTATTTATGATTGTTAAGGTGATTAATAATTTGAAAAAGAAAGAAGAAGCTGCACCAACACCTCCGCCACCAACTGTCAATAAAACAGAAGTATTGTTGGAACAAATCAGGGATTTGCTGAAAGAAAAATAA
- a CDS encoding acyl carrier protein gives MSEIAQKVKAIIVDKLGVEESEVTPEASFTNDLGADSLDTVELIMEFEKEFNISIPDDQAEQIGTVGQAVSYLEANVK, from the coding sequence ATGTCTGAAATTGCACAAAAAGTAAAAGCCATTATCGTTGATAAGTTAGGCGTCGAAGAATCTGAAGTTACTCCTGAAGCGAGCTTTACCAATGACCTTGGTGCTGATTCTTTAGATACAGTGGAACTTATCATGGAATTCGAAAAAGAATTCAACATTTCTATTCCGGATGACCAGGCTGAGCAGATCGGTACGGTTGGTCAGGCTGTTAGCTATTTGGAAGCTAACGTAAAATAA